In a genomic window of Vallitalea okinawensis:
- a CDS encoding LacI family DNA-binding transcriptional regulator, whose translation MATIKDVAKEARVSTATVSRVLNGNYPVSQDAKEKVENAIKALNYHPNAVARSLKQNKTYLIGVLVPDIANPYFMDLARGIESVVSVEGYNLVFGSTDEDASKEMNLLRVLNEKRVDAVVVATRQEKPDKINELINQGLNILMVDTYIKDIKCDYVVEDDYDAAYRLVKHLIEHGHTQIAIVNGLLSVSTSQQRLRAYKDALEEYGIPINDKFLLQGDYNRECSYQSMKQLLKEEVLPTAIFSTNNIMTESVMLAAKEAGLSIPEDLSLVSFGNITLPGLIEPQLTYIKQNSFEMGKRAGNLILDKLDHTFFESKEHIIHLDMQAGDSVKDMH comes from the coding sequence ATGGCAACGATAAAAGACGTAGCAAAAGAAGCCAGGGTTTCCACAGCCACAGTCTCAAGAGTTTTGAATGGTAACTATCCTGTCAGTCAAGATGCAAAAGAAAAGGTTGAAAATGCGATTAAAGCTCTGAATTATCATCCTAATGCAGTAGCTAGAAGTTTAAAACAAAATAAGACGTATTTAATCGGTGTCTTAGTTCCTGATATTGCCAATCCTTATTTCATGGATTTGGCAAGAGGAATAGAGAGTGTGGTTAGTGTAGAAGGCTATAACTTGGTTTTTGGTAGTACTGATGAAGATGCATCGAAGGAAATGAATTTATTAAGAGTCCTCAACGAAAAGCGTGTTGATGCAGTAGTAGTTGCAACACGGCAAGAAAAACCTGATAAGATTAATGAGCTGATTAATCAAGGGTTAAATATCTTAATGGTAGATACATATATCAAAGATATCAAGTGTGATTATGTCGTTGAAGATGACTATGATGCTGCTTATAGACTTGTCAAACATTTAATTGAACATGGGCACACTCAGATAGCTATTGTTAATGGTTTACTCTCAGTGAGTACTTCACAACAGAGATTACGAGCTTATAAGGATGCATTAGAAGAATATGGGATTCCTATTAATGATAAATTTTTATTGCAAGGTGATTATAATAGAGAATGCTCATATCAATCCATGAAGCAATTACTAAAAGAAGAGGTATTACCAACAGCAATTTTTTCAACGAATAACATTATGACGGAGAGTGTTATGCTAGCAGCTAAAGAAGCAGGGCTCAGTATTCCAGAGGATCTTTCTTTAGTTTCATTTGGAAATATTACATTACCAGGTCTTATTGAACCTCAACTAACTTATATTAAGCAAAATTCATTTGAAATGGGAAAACGAGCAGGTAATTTGATACTGGATAAGCTCGATCATACTTTCTTTGAGTCAAAAGAACATATTATTCATCTTGATATGCAAGCAGGTGACTCAGTCAAAGACATGCATTAA
- a CDS encoding class I SAM-dependent DNA methyltransferase: MKIINEKEHFNKNHQSWLRQPDDHEKKIIKDMLNKLNIDENSKVLDICCGSGILYPYLRFKSIKKYIGLDISEKLLQSFKLCFHEVETICEDFDQPFKLDQCFNRILIYNSIPHFENLETVFSNVRTLLADGGTFAIAHARSRQGLKEHHQRIGYSLGRDAIPTDLTLKQLCHQNGFKNIRIEDENYFYFSVGK, translated from the coding sequence ATGAAAATTATTAACGAGAAAGAGCATTTTAATAAAAATCATCAATCATGGCTACGCCAACCAGATGATCATGAGAAAAAAATCATAAAAGACATGCTCAATAAATTAAATATAGATGAAAATTCTAAAGTACTTGATATTTGCTGTGGTTCAGGTATTCTTTATCCATATCTGAGATTTAAAAGCATAAAGAAGTACATAGGGCTAGACATTTCTGAGAAACTACTTCAGAGCTTTAAGCTGTGTTTTCATGAAGTTGAAACGATCTGTGAAGACTTTGACCAACCCTTTAAACTGGATCAATGCTTCAATAGGATACTCATTTACAATAGTATTCCACATTTTGAGAACCTAGAAACTGTGTTTAGTAATGTAAGAACTCTACTAGCAGATGGAGGGACATTTGCAATAGCCCATGCGCGTTCTAGACAAGGTCTAAAAGAGCACCATCAACGTATTGGCTATAGCTTGGGAAGAGATGCTATTCCTACAGATTTAACCTTAAAGCAGCTATGTCATCAAAATGGTTTCAAAAATATAAGAATTGAAGATGAAAACTACTTTTATTTTAGTGTAGGAAAGTAA
- a CDS encoding calcium/sodium antiporter: protein MDIEQLLPFILFFVGFIMIIKGSDWFIDSTIWVAKVLNVPNIIIGATLVSLCTTLPEAMVSTSSALKGNADIAFGNAIGSIACNTGFILGITILLSKPSIHEKLDFQKKGLLLISLLLGLMGVGYYYGELPLFIGFGLLGILLLYLISNVKVAMEKPYDGEKEAIDKSKSTVMRMLVLFVIGLVLTIWGANLLVDNGEKIARLLGVPDVVIGLTLTAFGTSLPELVTAITAFVKKAGDLSLGNIIGANLMNILLVIALSTTILPINIEPSYLTMHLPFVILIVCIPILATFSKKGYFSRLTGFIMVATYALYIGLTFYVA from the coding sequence ATGGACATTGAACAACTGCTACCATTTATACTCTTTTTTGTCGGATTCATAATGATCATCAAAGGTAGTGATTGGTTTATCGATTCAACGATTTGGGTGGCAAAGGTACTTAATGTACCCAACATTATTATTGGAGCCACTCTAGTGAGTTTATGTACTACTTTGCCTGAAGCCATGGTTTCAACAAGTTCTGCTTTGAAAGGTAATGCAGATATTGCTTTCGGTAATGCTATTGGTTCTATTGCATGTAATACTGGTTTTATACTAGGTATTACAATTCTCTTATCAAAACCATCAATTCATGAGAAATTAGACTTCCAAAAGAAGGGGTTATTACTCATTTCCTTGTTATTAGGATTAATGGGAGTTGGATATTATTATGGTGAACTACCTCTTTTTATTGGATTTGGCTTACTAGGTATCTTATTATTATATCTTATTTCAAATGTCAAAGTAGCTATGGAGAAGCCTTATGATGGTGAAAAAGAAGCCATTGATAAAAGTAAATCAACTGTCATGAGAATGCTTGTTCTATTTGTGATTGGTTTAGTATTAACCATATGGGGTGCTAACTTACTTGTTGATAATGGTGAGAAAATCGCCCGCCTCCTTGGTGTACCAGACGTGGTAATTGGATTAACTCTAACTGCTTTCGGTACCTCTTTACCTGAACTAGTAACTGCTATAACAGCATTTGTTAAAAAAGCTGGTGACTTATCATTAGGTAATATCATTGGTGCTAACTTAATGAATATTCTATTGGTAATAGCTTTATCAACAACTATTTTACCAATTAATATTGAGCCAAGCTATTTAACAATGCATCTACCATTCGTTATACTCATTGTATGTATACCTATTTTAGCTACCTTTAGTAAGAAAGGTTATTTTAGCCGTTTAACAGGATTTATTATGGTCGCTACCTATGCACTTTATATTGGTCTTACCTTTTATGTGGCATAA
- a CDS encoding putative heavy metal-binding protein, whose protein sequence is MIVTTTPTVEGKSIKEYRGVVFGEVITGVNFVKDFAAGLTNFFGGRSNSYEGELIEARQTALRELENRAMKVGANAVVGVDIDYEVLGQGNMLMVTASGTAVVCE, encoded by the coding sequence ATGATTGTAACTACTACACCAACTGTTGAAGGTAAAAGTATCAAAGAGTATAGAGGTGTTGTTTTTGGAGAAGTTATAACAGGTGTCAACTTTGTAAAGGACTTCGCAGCAGGTTTGACCAATTTCTTTGGAGGTAGATCCAATTCCTATGAAGGTGAATTGATTGAGGCTAGACAGACAGCTTTAAGAGAATTAGAAAATAGGGCTATGAAGGTAGGGGCAAACGCTGTTGTAGGTGTTGATATTGATTATGAAGTACTAGGTCAAGGGAATATGTTAATGGTGACAGCATCGGGAACAGCTGTAGTATGTGAATAG
- a CDS encoding alpha/beta fold hydrolase, with translation MERYRCYGDSPYQIVVVHGGPGAPGSVAPICKLLSKDFSVIEPFQSADTVEGQIEELRAIIQEVADKPITLIGHSWGAWLVYLLAASNPDLVKKVILVGCGAFEQKYVKEMNATRNCRFSEEDQMLLNQLQKRWSEVDSLQEEKIIFGQFGEIMSKAETFKPIEISANDTIDYQPEIYNKVMPEMLKLRQNGDLLNKGSEIQCPVLAIHGKYDAHPYKGVIEPLKKVVSDFEYILLKDCGHYPWNEVLAHDKFFEILKEVI, from the coding sequence ATGGAGAGATATAGATGTTATGGAGACTCACCCTATCAAATAGTTGTCGTTCATGGGGGGCCTGGTGCTCCTGGTTCTGTTGCACCTATATGTAAGCTGCTTTCAAAGGATTTTAGTGTTATTGAACCTTTCCAATCGGCTGATACCGTAGAAGGACAGATTGAAGAATTGAGAGCCATTATTCAAGAGGTTGCCGATAAACCAATAACTTTAATTGGCCACTCATGGGGGGCTTGGCTGGTTTATTTATTAGCTGCATCTAACCCCGACTTAGTCAAAAAAGTAATCTTAGTCGGCTGTGGGGCTTTTGAACAAAAATATGTTAAAGAGATGAACGCTACACGGAATTGTCGTTTTTCAGAAGAAGATCAAATGCTGTTGAATCAGCTTCAAAAAAGATGGTCAGAAGTAGACAGTCTACAGGAAGAAAAAATTATCTTTGGGCAGTTTGGAGAAATTATGTCTAAAGCTGAAACATTCAAACCTATTGAAATATCCGCTAATGATACCATTGATTATCAACCAGAAATCTACAATAAAGTCATGCCTGAGATGTTAAAGCTGCGTCAGAATGGAGATTTATTAAATAAAGGTAGTGAAATTCAATGTCCAGTCTTAGCTATTCACGGTAAATACGATGCTCATCCTTATAAAGGGGTCATTGAACCGCTTAAGAAAGTAGTTAGTGATTTTGAATATATTCTACTTAAGGATTGTGGCCATTATCCTTGGAATGAAGTACTAGCGCATGATAAGTTTTTTGAGATACTCAAAGAGGTTATTTGA
- a CDS encoding anaerobic sulfatase maturase, protein MRPFSLLIKPSSADCNLRCAYCFYLDHASMYPETYKHRMSDEVLEQMIKSYMATDQPVYSFGWQGGEPTLMGTDFFKKVVSLQKKYARGKQVSNGLQTNGTLLTDDMAKLFKENNFLLGVSLDGPEYIHDRYRVNKGDSGTHASVIKGIETLKKHQVDFNILTLVSQSNVGHAKEVYHYLTDNGHYFHQYIPCVEFDIHGKHVPYSITGKQWGQFLIDIFNEWKKEDTYRVSIRRFDAILSFMILGQINVCPMSGNCCQYFVVEHNGDIFPCDFFVDKKLQVGNVTADNWEDMQDSQIYKQFGCQKNQWNKACQKCEYLYYCSGDCLKHRVYGDNQPDHISWLCEGWKMFYEATLDEFRAIAKDYIKNHMHNQSPILFENRRIDRNGPCFCGSGKKYKHCHG, encoded by the coding sequence ATGAGACCTTTCTCATTATTAATAAAACCATCATCTGCAGATTGTAATTTACGATGTGCTTATTGCTTTTACTTAGATCATGCATCAATGTATCCAGAAACCTATAAACATCGTATGTCTGACGAAGTATTGGAGCAAATGATTAAGAGCTATATGGCAACTGACCAGCCAGTATATTCCTTTGGATGGCAGGGTGGTGAGCCTACTTTGATGGGGACCGATTTTTTCAAGAAAGTTGTTAGTTTACAGAAGAAATATGCAAGGGGTAAACAGGTGAGTAATGGTCTTCAAACCAATGGTACCTTGCTAACTGATGATATGGCTAAGTTATTTAAAGAAAACAATTTTTTACTTGGAGTAAGTTTAGATGGACCTGAGTATATCCATGATCGCTATCGAGTAAACAAAGGTGATAGTGGAACTCATGCTAGTGTAATTAAAGGGATTGAAACACTCAAAAAACACCAAGTTGATTTTAATATTTTAACGCTTGTTAGCCAATCTAATGTAGGACATGCTAAAGAAGTGTATCATTATCTTACCGACAATGGACATTATTTTCACCAGTACATACCTTGTGTTGAATTTGATATACATGGTAAACATGTTCCTTACAGTATAACTGGTAAGCAATGGGGACAATTCTTAATCGACATATTTAACGAATGGAAGAAAGAAGATACCTATCGGGTATCTATACGACGTTTTGATGCTATATTATCATTTATGATACTGGGTCAAATTAATGTCTGTCCTATGAGTGGTAACTGTTGTCAATACTTTGTTGTCGAACATAATGGTGATATATTCCCATGTGATTTCTTTGTAGATAAAAAGCTTCAAGTAGGTAATGTTACAGCAGATAACTGGGAAGACATGCAAGACTCTCAGATTTATAAGCAGTTTGGATGTCAAAAGAATCAATGGAATAAGGCATGCCAAAAATGTGAGTATCTTTATTATTGCTCAGGAGACTGTCTGAAGCATAGAGTGTATGGCGATAATCAACCGGATCACATCAGCTGGTTATGTGAAGGTTGGAAGATGTTCTATGAAGCTACATTAGATGAGTTTCGAGCTATAGCAAAGGATTATATAAAGAATCATATGCATAATCAAAGTCCGATACTCTTTGAAAATAGACGTATTGACAGAAATGGACCTTGTTTCTGTGGAAGTGGAAAAAAGTATAAACATTGTCATGGATGA
- a CDS encoding NUDIX hydrolase, with translation MLKVDFYELGKITEEKLKYVVIQSQYQNQWVLVRHKQRDTWEIPGGHIEEGESASQAASRELFEETGAKAFELIPVCTYSVTRGEEQSYGQLFYSKITTLVELPDSEIAEIKFFKKLPPNLTYSQIQPHLHHQVIDFIKDRSN, from the coding sequence ATGTTAAAAGTTGATTTTTATGAGTTAGGAAAAATAACAGAAGAAAAACTAAAATACGTCGTTATTCAGTCTCAATATCAAAATCAGTGGGTTCTTGTACGACATAAACAACGTGATACATGGGAAATTCCTGGAGGGCATATTGAAGAGGGAGAAAGTGCAAGTCAAGCGGCTTCAAGAGAGTTATTTGAGGAGACAGGAGCTAAGGCATTTGAGTTAATCCCTGTTTGTACCTATTCAGTTACAAGAGGTGAGGAGCAGTCTTACGGTCAATTATTCTATAGTAAAATAACTACTTTAGTTGAATTACCAGATTCAGAAATTGCTGAAATTAAGTTTTTTAAAAAGTTACCTCCTAACTTAACTTATTCACAAATCCAACCTCACTTGCATCATCAAGTAATAGATTTTATAAAGGATAGATCTAATTAA